From a region of the Saccharomycodes ludwigii strain NBRC 1722 chromosome VII, whole genome shotgun sequence genome:
- a CDS encoding FluC/FEX family fluoride channel (similar to Saccharomyces cerevisiae YOR390W | FEX1 | protein involved in fluoride export) encodes MSTSNSSSLSVSSQVTSESRHNGNEGVDKEKVNRDRADEGEINKDVSLGKKNGGPQTDNNTLSDENTNYELNPDDANNLTKLATVKSSIHAKTSFINKEIKFHLSFLTFVILGYHTRYWISKLSASYSPSYVSSGTILWSNIPACFLMGICQIINLGELHVPVTTGYCGTFSSYSTMISELFDHSTSTTYYPNRAYGIMEFLSVIVVELTSSMGSLLIGTRFSEEYLTSKTMISFLNKHVYPLTYTLGIPITIVMIVLSGVYSNFSREFLVGSLFSIFGAYLRFYLSKINPKFTIPWGTFIANQFASLIVAVLDLVLTSRKNIVHSKNGRLVLKGLSSGFCGGLSTMSTFMAEGRKIKLTFVLIYYFITIFTSYSLFIIILGSYKWTVGLN; translated from the coding sequence ATGAGTACAAGCAATTCATCTTCTTTATCCGTATCTAGTCAGGTTACTTCTGAAAGCAGACATAATGGAAATGAAGGGGtagataaagaaaaagtaaacAGGGACAGAGCAGATGAGGgtgaaataaataaagatgtATCActagggaaaaaaaatggaggCCCTCAAACTGATAACAACACTCTAAGTGAtgaaaatacaaattatgAGTTAAATCCTGATGACGCCAACAATCTCACTAAATTAGCTACAGTTAAAAGTAGCATTCACGCTAAAACATCGTTTATCAATAAGGAGATAAAATTCcatttgtcttttttaacatttgttattttaggATATCATACAAGGTATTGGATAAGCAAATTGTCAGCATCATACTCCCCAAGTTACGTTTCTTCTGGTACTATTTTATGGAGTAACATCCCAGCATGCTTTCTGATGGGCATTTGTCAAATAATTAATCTGGGTGAGTTACATGTCCCAGTAACTACAGGGTACTGTGGTACTTTCTCCTCATATTCTACAATGATAAGTGAACTTTTCGATCATTCCACCTCAACTACTTACTATCCGAACAGAGCATATGGTATTATGGAGTTTTTATCGGTTATAGTTGTGGAATTAACCTCATCTATGGGATCTCTGTTAATAGGTACTAGGTTTTCCGAGGAATATCTGACAAGTAAGACAAtgatttcatttttgaataaacaTGTTTATCCACTAACTTATACTTTGGGAATCCCTATAACAATTGTAATGATTGTACTAAGTGGGGTTTACTCCAATTTTTCCAGAGAATTTTTGGTTGGTAGCCTTTTCAGTATATTTGGAGCATATTTAAGGTTTTACCTATCCAAGATAAATCCAAAGTTTACTATTCCATGGGGCACTTTTATAGCAAACCAGTTTGCTAGCCTAATAGTTGCTGTCCTGGATCTGGTATTAACATCCCGTAAAAATATAGTCCACTCTAAAAATGGACGTCTTGTTTTAAAAGGGCTTTCTAGTGGGTTTTGTGGTGGACTGAGTACAATGAGCACTTTTATGGCTGAGGGAAGAAAGATTAAATTAACATTTGTACTGATTTACTATTTCATTACTATATTTACATCATACAGTctattcattattattttaggTTCGTATAAATGGACTGTTGGATTGAACTGA